From Palaemon carinicauda isolate YSFRI2023 chromosome 29, ASM3689809v2, whole genome shotgun sequence, one genomic window encodes:
- the LOC137622526 gene encoding uncharacterized protein has protein sequence MKNETINHISSECPAFAQNQCKNRHASVAKTLHWNLCKKHQLTCSIKWYKYQPERVIVNDQSKLFRDYGIRKDRVIRANRPDVTLIEKIKKKVSLIDVTVPWESRVEVKEREKMD, from the coding sequence atgaaaaatgaaaccataaaccacatatcAAGCGAATGTCCGGCATTTGCACAGAACCAGTGCAAAAATAGGCATGCTTCAGTGGCAAAAACCCTCCACTGGaacctgtgcaagaaacatcagctaacTTGCAGTATTAAGTGGTACAAATACCAACCAGAGAGAGTGATAGTAAACGATCAGTCAAAGCTCTTcagggactatggtatcagaaaaGATAGGGTGATACGCGCAAATAGACCAGATGTGACATTGattgaaaaaatcaagaaaaaagtatcactcattgatgtcacAGTACCATGGGAGTCCAGAGTTGAAgtgaaagagagggaaaaaatggatTAG